One genomic segment of Terriglobia bacterium includes these proteins:
- a CDS encoding GntR family transcriptional regulator has protein sequence MCTSIDSTHMLPFRVEFKPGVSPYRQIIYAVEKSLVCGQLRPGDPFPSVRSLSQAFKINPNTAHKVVAELIRRELLEVRSGIGTIVADTPPPLPRERSALLKDDLERLVVEAKRMSLELEDLVEAVEQHWMRLSERKSSERVEAVKPRR, from the coding sequence ATGTGTACTAGTATAGATAGTACACATATGTTGCCGTTCCGAGTGGAATTTAAACCAGGGGTTTCCCCCTACCGGCAAATTATCTATGCGGTCGAGAAGAGCCTGGTATGCGGCCAATTGCGTCCGGGTGATCCTTTTCCCTCAGTGCGGAGTTTGAGTCAGGCTTTCAAGATAAACCCAAACACGGCGCACAAGGTGGTTGCCGAACTCATACGCCGGGAACTGCTCGAAGTCCGTTCGGGGATCGGGACCATCGTGGCAGATACTCCGCCCCCCTTGCCGCGGGAGCGTAGCGCCCTGCTGAAAGATGATTTAGAACGGTTGGTGGTGGAAGCCAAGAGGATGTCCCTGGAACTCGAGGACTTGGTGGAGGCGGTAGAGCAGCATTGGATGCGCCTGTCAGAGAGGAAATCAAGCGAGCGGGTGGAAGCCGTCAAGCCCAGGAGGTAG
- a CDS encoding protein kinase, protein MIGQLIGPYRITAALGAGGMGEVYLAEDTRLGRPVAIKFLPPESVANEVARKRLMREAQAAAKLDHPNICTVHDVGEEKGRTFIVMQYVEGETLADRLKLQSMGLRESMDIALQVADALVEAHSRGIIHRDIKPQNIMITPKNQIKVLDFGLAKIVESAPPMKVGSRTESFATEPGLLMGTAPYMSPEQVQGKPVDARSDLFSFGAVLYEMLAGHRAFEGESGIAVVSAVLRDEPAPLSGVPSELAGIVSRCLQKDPARRFTQASDVKSALERLLHATGNSREPAPSIAVLPFANLSADKENEYFSDGLAEEILNALSRVPDLKVTARTSAFAFRGKEQDIRKIGEALDVRTVLEGSVRRSGNRIRVTAQLINAADGYHLWSERYDREMTDVFEVQDEIAKAIVDMLKVRLVGERTALVRQAANLEAYYANLKGWYHFFKMSPPEMARSKACFEEAIALDPGYAPAYLGLARCFLISPVMGGRPALEVMPLAKAAALKAVQLDEREPEGHVLLGQVAGQFEYDWGEALRRYQLALAREPMSSRARFSCAQFILMPLHRFDEAIAVIEPALKADPFSPLPRAALAEILSARGSDDLAIEELHRLLDFQDIWFAHWILGLIYTKKGMASEAIAAWEKGLQLVPYPAMIGGLAGQYAMAGDRTRAEGLLARLDSPELAHGCAMGYGVFHVICSELDLAADQFERAIEARDPSATFLSCMPVVQTVGRRRTLLQKMNLTDVGS, encoded by the coding sequence GTGATCGGACAACTGATCGGACCCTACAGGATCACTGCGGCGCTTGGAGCCGGCGGGATGGGAGAGGTCTATCTGGCCGAGGATACACGGCTGGGCCGGCCGGTGGCGATCAAGTTCCTGCCCCCCGAATCGGTGGCCAATGAGGTCGCCAGGAAGCGCCTGATGCGGGAAGCACAGGCGGCAGCCAAGCTCGACCATCCGAATATCTGTACGGTTCACGACGTGGGGGAGGAAAAGGGCAGGACGTTTATCGTCATGCAATATGTGGAGGGGGAGACCCTCGCGGACCGGCTGAAACTGCAGTCCATGGGATTGAGAGAGTCGATGGACATCGCTCTGCAGGTGGCGGATGCCCTGGTGGAGGCGCATTCCCGCGGAATCATCCATCGCGATATTAAGCCCCAGAACATCATGATCACCCCGAAAAATCAGATCAAGGTCCTGGACTTCGGCTTGGCAAAAATAGTCGAGAGCGCCCCACCGATGAAGGTCGGATCTCGGACCGAGAGTTTTGCCACTGAGCCCGGGTTGTTAATGGGGACCGCGCCGTACATGTCGCCGGAGCAGGTTCAGGGAAAGCCTGTTGACGCCCGGAGTGACCTCTTCTCATTTGGTGCGGTGCTGTACGAGATGCTTGCCGGACACCGGGCCTTCGAGGGAGAGTCGGGCATTGCGGTTGTCAGCGCGGTCTTGCGTGACGAACCGGCCCCGCTCAGCGGGGTTCCGTCCGAACTGGCGGGGATTGTAAGCCGTTGCCTTCAGAAGGATCCGGCCAGGCGCTTCACTCAAGCTTCCGATGTTAAATCGGCACTGGAGCGACTGCTCCACGCGACGGGGAATTCGCGCGAGCCCGCCCCATCCATTGCCGTCCTTCCTTTTGCCAACCTGAGCGCGGACAAAGAGAACGAGTACTTTAGCGATGGGCTGGCGGAGGAGATCCTGAACGCCCTCAGCCGCGTCCCTGATCTGAAGGTCACCGCCCGGACGTCCGCCTTCGCCTTCCGCGGCAAGGAACAGGACATCCGCAAGATCGGCGAAGCATTGGACGTGCGCACGGTGCTTGAAGGCAGTGTGCGCCGCTCGGGAAATCGTATTCGCGTGACGGCGCAGCTGATTAATGCCGCTGACGGATACCACCTTTGGTCCGAACGCTATGACCGTGAAATGACGGACGTCTTTGAAGTGCAGGATGAGATTGCGAAGGCCATCGTCGACATGCTCAAGGTGCGGCTGGTTGGAGAAAGAACGGCCCTGGTGCGCCAGGCGGCGAACCTTGAGGCCTATTATGCCAATCTAAAAGGCTGGTACCATTTTTTCAAAATGAGTCCGCCGGAGATGGCTCGCAGTAAGGCTTGCTTTGAGGAGGCCATCGCCCTCGATCCGGGCTATGCACCGGCCTATTTGGGACTTGCAAGATGCTTCCTCATTAGCCCCGTCATGGGTGGAAGACCGGCCCTCGAGGTGATGCCCCTGGCGAAGGCTGCGGCCCTCAAAGCGGTCCAGCTGGACGAAAGGGAGCCGGAAGGCCATGTGCTTCTAGGACAAGTGGCGGGTCAGTTTGAATACGACTGGGGTGAGGCGCTGCGGCGGTATCAACTCGCCCTCGCTCGCGAGCCGATGTCGTCGAGGGCCCGTTTCAGCTGTGCCCAGTTTATCCTGATGCCGCTCCATCGCTTTGATGAAGCGATCGCCGTGATTGAGCCTGCGCTCAAGGCAGACCCTTTTTCACCCCTGCCGCGGGCGGCGCTGGCAGAGATACTCAGCGCCCGAGGATCCGATGATCTCGCCATCGAGGAACTGCATCGGCTCCTCGATTTCCAGGACATCTGGTTTGCCCACTGGATCCTCGGCCTGATTTACACGAAGAAAGGGATGGCGTCGGAGGCGATCGCTGCATGGGAAAAAGGACTTCAACTCGTGCCGTATCCGGCAATGATCGGTGGCCTGGCGGGGCAATATGCAATGGCTGGAGATCGGACCCGTGCGGAGGGGCTGCTCGCCCGACTGGACTCTCCGGAGCTGGCTCACGGATGCGCCATGGGCTACGGTGTTTTCCATGTGATTTGCTCGGAACTCGACCTTGCCGCCGATCAATTCGAAAGAGCAATTGAAGCGCGCGATCCCAGCGCCACCTTTCTCAGTTGCATGCCCGTGGTACAAACCGTCGGACGGCGGCGGACGCTGTTACAGAAAATGAACCTGACGGACGTCGGATCGTAG
- a CDS encoding ABC transporter ATP-binding protein, with protein MNSPLWSENLTRRFGRLEAVCDLNLMVPEGSLFALLGPNGAGKTTTIHVLMNLLRPSSGRVMVMGKDSTRLGSSELAQIGYVSENQKLPGWMTLEQLLQFCKPLYPTWDGLLGEKLVRQFDLPPGRKIRTLSRGQRIKAAMVTALAYRPRLLVLDEPFSGLDVAVREELVQGMLELAGQGDWTLFISSHDLEDIENLVDWVGFINEGRLLFSEELERLQARFREVEVTLPEAAAAATNLPRSWGPLQVAGKVLRFIETQYQEGESEAHIRRIFPTAENLFISPLSLRSIFVTLARQSKGSSREEKTL; from the coding sequence ATGAATTCCCCTTTGTGGAGTGAAAATCTAACGCGCCGATTTGGACGGCTCGAAGCGGTCTGTGACCTGAACCTGATGGTTCCGGAGGGTAGTCTCTTCGCTCTGTTAGGTCCGAACGGTGCGGGGAAAACGACCACCATCCACGTTCTCATGAATTTGCTCCGCCCCTCCTCCGGCCGAGTCATGGTGATGGGGAAGGACTCAACGCGTTTGGGGAGTTCGGAATTGGCGCAGATTGGCTATGTTTCCGAAAACCAGAAACTGCCGGGCTGGATGACATTGGAGCAGCTGCTGCAATTCTGTAAGCCTTTATATCCCACTTGGGATGGTCTTCTCGGCGAAAAGCTCGTCCGCCAGTTTGATCTGCCGCCGGGAAGAAAGATCCGGACCCTTTCACGGGGGCAGCGAATCAAGGCCGCCATGGTGACGGCCCTGGCTTATCGTCCTCGCCTGCTCGTGCTGGACGAGCCTTTCAGCGGATTGGACGTCGCCGTGCGTGAGGAGCTGGTGCAAGGGATGCTTGAATTGGCCGGGCAGGGAGACTGGACGCTCTTCATCTCCTCTCACGATCTGGAAGACATCGAAAACCTGGTCGACTGGGTGGGCTTCATTAACGAAGGAAGATTGTTGTTCTCGGAGGAGTTGGAACGGCTTCAGGCGAGGTTCCGCGAGGTTGAAGTCACTCTTCCGGAGGCAGCCGCTGCAGCCACGAACTTGCCCCGAAGCTGGGGGCCACTTCAAGTCGCCGGAAAAGTGCTTCGCTTCATCGAGACTCAGTATCAGGAAGGGGAGAGTGAAGCCCATATCAGGAGGATATTTCCCACGGCAGAAAATCTCTTCATTTCCCCCCTTTCATTGAGATCCATTTTCGTGACACTGGCCCGACAAAGTAAGGGGTCCAGCCGGGAGGAAAAAACGTTATGA
- a CDS encoding glycosyltransferase family 39 protein, whose protein sequence is MPVRAQELPERQIRNENQETNSGFTTGPAIVAYLAAFKLALHLATAGVYGLFIDELYFLACGEHLAWGYVDMPPLTAFQAWLTRALFGNSMVSIRLFAALAGAGLILVTGAMVRELGGKRFAQALAAIAVLIAPGFLAFDSYLSMNSIEPLIWMGCALILIRIIKTGDPRRWVWFGLLAGVGLENKQTMALFGFGLVAGLVLTAERRLLMNRWFLLGGAIAFVIFLPNLIWNIQHHFPLMELLANIRRNGRDIVPGPLRYIWIQILFSPPTAAPIWMVGLWRLLISRDGRSYRLLGWAYLAMLAVLLVTHGKIYYLAPVYPMLMAPGAVAIEKWLEFGRLRWLRPAYASLLILTGIWIAPTVMPILPPDTYLWYTKTFHIEQPRFERRATNAMPQFFADRFGWPEMVEAVAKVYNRLPPEERARTAIFGNDFGETGAIDFYGPQFGLPKSIGNHLSNWDWGPRSYTGEIVIVLGGRREGEERHFESVEAVGEIGHPYAMKQEHFTLFLCRKPRGWTLQQIWPQLKNWN, encoded by the coding sequence ATGCCCGTACGTGCGCAAGAGCTGCCCGAGAGACAGATTCGTAATGAAAATCAAGAGACGAATTCCGGGTTCACCACCGGTCCGGCCATAGTGGCCTATCTCGCCGCCTTTAAGTTGGCCCTGCATCTTGCGACGGCCGGCGTGTACGGACTGTTCATAGACGAGCTCTATTTCCTGGCTTGTGGCGAGCACCTGGCCTGGGGCTACGTCGATATGCCGCCTCTGACGGCCTTCCAGGCATGGCTCACACGCGCCCTCTTTGGCAACTCGATGGTCTCAATCCGGCTCTTTGCCGCGCTCGCCGGGGCCGGCCTCATTCTAGTGACGGGCGCGATGGTGCGCGAGTTGGGAGGAAAGCGATTTGCGCAGGCGCTGGCGGCGATTGCCGTGCTCATCGCCCCCGGCTTCCTCGCCTTCGACAGCTACTTGTCAATGAACTCGATTGAACCTCTGATCTGGATGGGATGCGCGCTCATTCTGATCCGCATCATCAAGACCGGCGACCCGCGGCGGTGGGTCTGGTTTGGCCTGCTCGCCGGGGTGGGACTCGAAAACAAGCAGACCATGGCGCTCTTCGGATTTGGCTTGGTCGCGGGGCTTGTGCTGACAGCGGAACGGCGTTTGCTAATGAATCGCTGGTTTCTGCTGGGGGGCGCCATCGCGTTTGTGATTTTTCTTCCCAACTTGATCTGGAATATTCAGCATCACTTTCCCCTTATGGAACTGCTTGCCAACATCCGGAGGAATGGACGGGATATCGTCCCCGGTCCTCTCCGCTACATATGGATCCAAATCTTATTCTCTCCGCCGACTGCGGCCCCGATCTGGATGGTGGGGCTTTGGCGGCTTCTGATTTCGCGCGACGGGAGAAGTTACCGGTTGCTGGGTTGGGCCTATCTCGCCATGCTTGCCGTGTTGCTGGTGACTCATGGGAAGATCTACTATCTCGCGCCAGTCTATCCGATGCTGATGGCGCCGGGGGCGGTCGCGATCGAAAAGTGGTTGGAGTTCGGCCGTCTGCGATGGCTGCGCCCGGCGTATGCTTCATTGCTGATCCTGACGGGTATATGGATCGCTCCGACGGTAATGCCCATTCTCCCGCCGGACACGTATCTCTGGTACACGAAGACGTTTCACATTGAACAACCCCGGTTCGAACGTCGTGCCACCAATGCGATGCCCCAGTTTTTTGCCGACCGTTTCGGCTGGCCGGAGATGGTCGAGGCGGTCGCAAAGGTCTACAACAGGCTGCCCCCTGAAGAGCGCGCCAGGACCGCCATCTTTGGCAACGATTTCGGCGAAACCGGCGCCATCGATTTCTATGGCCCCCAGTTCGGCTTGCCCAAGTCGATTGGCAATCACCTCAGCAATTGGGATTGGGGGCCACGCTCCTATACCGGCGAGATCGTTATTGTGTTGGGCGGCAGGCGGGAAGGAGAGGAACGACATTTTGAAAGCGTCGAGGCGGTGGGCGAAATCGGTCACCCCTACGCCATGAAGCAGGAACATTTCACACTCTTTCTGTGCCGCAAGCCCCGGGGATGGACGCTTCAACAGATCTGGCCGCAACTGAAGAACTGGAATTGA
- a CDS encoding MerR family transcriptional regulator: MTQLTISEVARQAGLRPSAIRYYEQMRILPPPPRISGQRRYDTTALHRLAVIHRAQQSGFTLDEVRRLFFGFRKTTPAFMRWQKLSQRKLAELAQWMDQIKSMQELLQTMVACCRCETMEECGRGIHRQGRVDVPLEALIRKSPRHPTKIVMG, translated from the coding sequence ATGACACAACTAACCATTTCCGAGGTCGCGCGACAGGCGGGCCTGCGGCCGTCCGCGATCCGCTATTACGAACAGATGCGAATACTTCCCCCACCCCCCCGGATCAGCGGGCAGCGGCGCTATGACACCACAGCGCTCCACAGGCTTGCCGTTATCCATCGGGCACAGCAGTCTGGCTTCACGCTGGACGAAGTTCGGCGCCTGTTTTTTGGCTTCCGCAAGACCACCCCGGCATTTATGCGCTGGCAGAAACTCTCACAGCGAAAGCTCGCAGAACTCGCTCAGTGGATGGATCAGATCAAGTCCATGCAGGAATTGCTGCAAACGATGGTCGCTTGCTGCCGATGCGAAACAATGGAGGAGTGCGGGAGGGGGATTCATCGTCAAGGTCGCGTGGATGTTCCACTTGAAGCGTTGATTCGCAAATCGCCGCGGCATCCAACGAAGATTGTCATGGGATGA
- a CDS encoding S46 family peptidase, which yields MKFLRSIAFLVAVLLMTSALLLAEEGMWMPQQIPELAARLQAMGFKGDPKAFADLTGQPMGAIVSLGGCTASFVSPDGLIATNHHCVTGTLQFNSTPDRNLLRDGYLAKTRGDELWNGPSSRVLVTTSVTEVTSAITGNIDPKLTDRQRYDLIERRIKERVASCEKGGLRCNVASFFSGLKYFEIAQMEIKDVRLVYSPHEGIGVFGGETDNWRWPRHTGDWSFLRAYVGKDGKPAEHSKDNVPYHPKHWLKVSSEGAKSGELVFVVGYPGRTSRHQTYSEVKETTEWSFPRSIRLAQEQLAILDKLTKDNKAVAIKVAGRVQGLNNGLTNQKGMLEGLSKGGVLSQKEVQEKSLEKWIAATPERQKKCGDILPALRGLQAESEKTRERNAVLGSVISSSSYLGAAQSLYMLSTQRPKNDLDREPGFQQRDWGRFKEGQDRMQRTLDATVDRTLLRWALGMAAALPADQRIEPLDKAAGFQAGMAKADADKAIEAFLDTLYANTKMADKDFRLGLMEKSTADLETTKDSFIMLAAALHPLQEANREIAKNRAGAYARLRPRYMEALLARSGGLVPPDANSTLRVTYGTVKGVDSKDGLFYKDHTTLAGIVEKQTGEGDFNAPQFQLDAIKKVRAGEKTPYWDASLKDVPVNFLSTVDTTGGNSGSPTLNAKGELVGLLFDGTYETVASNFLFDKAKTRSIHVDSRYMLWNMTDVDGAGNLLKEMGIIK from the coding sequence ATGAAATTTTTACGTTCGATCGCTTTCCTCGTCGCCGTGCTCCTGATGACGTCCGCCCTGTTGCTCGCGGAAGAGGGGATGTGGATGCCGCAGCAAATCCCCGAACTTGCCGCCCGGCTTCAGGCCATGGGCTTCAAGGGGGATCCGAAGGCGTTTGCTGACCTGACCGGCCAGCCCATGGGCGCCATCGTGTCGCTCGGGGGTTGCACGGCATCGTTCGTGTCGCCCGACGGTCTCATCGCGACCAACCATCACTGTGTCACGGGGACGCTTCAATTCAACTCCACCCCTGATCGCAACCTGCTCCGTGACGGCTACCTGGCCAAGACGCGTGGTGATGAACTCTGGAATGGCCCGAGTTCGCGTGTTCTCGTCACGACCTCGGTGACTGAAGTAACCTCGGCCATCACCGGTAACATTGATCCAAAACTCACCGACCGCCAGCGCTACGATCTCATCGAACGCCGCATTAAAGAGCGGGTCGCCTCCTGCGAAAAGGGCGGCCTGCGCTGCAACGTAGCGTCCTTCTTCTCAGGTCTCAAGTATTTTGAGATCGCGCAGATGGAGATCAAAGACGTCCGGCTGGTCTATTCGCCCCATGAAGGGATCGGCGTGTTTGGGGGCGAGACCGATAACTGGCGTTGGCCGCGCCACACTGGCGACTGGTCGTTCCTGCGAGCTTACGTGGGAAAGGATGGAAAGCCGGCCGAACATTCCAAGGATAACGTCCCGTACCATCCCAAGCACTGGCTGAAAGTGTCGTCTGAGGGCGCCAAGTCGGGTGAACTGGTCTTTGTGGTCGGCTATCCGGGCCGGACGTCGCGTCACCAGACCTACTCCGAGGTGAAGGAAACGACCGAATGGTCTTTTCCGCGGTCGATCCGTCTGGCACAGGAACAGCTGGCCATTCTCGATAAACTCACCAAAGACAACAAGGCGGTTGCCATCAAGGTGGCCGGTCGTGTACAGGGACTGAACAACGGCTTGACCAATCAGAAGGGCATGCTCGAGGGACTTTCGAAGGGCGGCGTTCTTTCCCAGAAGGAAGTCCAGGAGAAGTCGCTCGAAAAATGGATTGCAGCGACTCCGGAACGACAGAAGAAGTGCGGCGACATCCTGCCGGCCCTCCGCGGGCTTCAAGCTGAGAGCGAGAAGACCCGCGAACGCAACGCCGTCCTGGGAAGCGTCATCTCATCGTCTTCATACCTGGGTGCGGCGCAATCGCTCTATATGCTGTCGACTCAGCGGCCCAAGAACGACCTTGACCGTGAGCCGGGATTCCAGCAACGTGACTGGGGCCGCTTCAAAGAGGGTCAGGACCGCATGCAGCGAACCCTGGATGCGACCGTCGACCGCACCCTTTTGCGATGGGCGCTCGGAATGGCGGCGGCGCTTCCTGCCGACCAGCGCATAGAGCCGCTCGACAAGGCTGCTGGATTTCAGGCAGGCATGGCGAAGGCGGACGCCGATAAGGCTATCGAGGCGTTCCTGGATACCTTGTATGCCAACACCAAAATGGCAGATAAGGACTTTCGTCTTGGCCTGATGGAGAAGAGCACGGCGGATCTCGAAACCACTAAAGACTCCTTCATCATGCTGGCGGCAGCACTCCACCCGTTACAGGAAGCGAACCGGGAGATCGCCAAGAACCGGGCCGGCGCGTATGCCCGCCTCCGGCCGCGATACATGGAGGCGCTCCTGGCTAGGTCGGGTGGACTGGTTCCTCCCGATGCCAACAGCACCTTGCGGGTTACTTACGGGACGGTGAAGGGTGTGGATTCGAAGGATGGACTCTTTTACAAAGACCACACCACGCTGGCCGGGATCGTTGAGAAGCAGACCGGTGAAGGTGATTTCAACGCGCCGCAATTCCAACTCGACGCGATCAAAAAGGTCCGGGCAGGGGAAAAGACTCCTTACTGGGACGCCTCTCTCAAAGACGTGCCGGTGAATTTTCTTTCGACTGTGGACACGACGGGCGGAAACTCCGGCTCCCCGACGCTCAACGCCAAGGGTGAACTGGTGGGCCTGCTTTTTGACGGCACTTACGAGACGGTGGCCTCGAATTTCCTTTTCGACAAGGCCAAGACCCGCTCCATCCACGTCGACAGCCGTTACATGCTGTGGAACATGACCGACGTCGACGGTGCCGGGAATTTGCTAAAGGAAATGGGAATCATTAAGTAA